The sequence GCAGGTTCAAACACTTGGGAGCTGCCAGTGATTGCACCCAACTCAAACCTGCCCAAACCCAGTGGTGCCATTGACTTCACTCCTGCTGAGACTCGATCCTGCAGCTCAGACCTGTGCGAACTAAGCGCCAGTGTCCTGTCTTCACCTCTGTGGGCAACGTGGCTACAGTGCCCCACCTCCCCTACCCCAGCCGGCAGCTCAGGGAGCTTTCCTCTCTGCGGGCCACAGCAGCACACTCCAGGAAACAACTTGTTTCTTGTGGGCCCTGTCTGGGCTGCCTGTCCATCCCCTAACAGTGACTGgccagaggaaagggaaaaactgatGGCTCTAGACAGTCAGGGCCAGACTCTGGAGCTGGGGACACGGCCACAGCACAAAGGGAAACCTGGTTCTGTGGCCAGGGCAGGGGTGCCAGGAACAGCCCACAGTTGTCTGCCACGTTCCCACCTGCCTTTATCAAGATGGACGAAGAGAAGGCAGCTCCTTCCCAGCAGTGCATCTTGCACAGAACTTGGTCCGCCACACCAGAGAGCTCTTTGTGTCCTCCACCCTGTTGTTTTCAATATGAACCATTTTCTGCCAAGGTGCGTAGTCAGGCGCTGCACTCAGCACGGCAGAACAGGACTCAGGCACCTGCCCCCGAGTGCTTGGTCCAGTGGCCATGTTTGGACACAGCGACAAGGGCCAGGAGGAGGGGCCTCTTAAGAAGCCAGAGCAGTAATTGCAGCTGGAAGAGATGTTCACCCGCGTGAGGATGGAGGAAAGTGGGCAGAGTGAAAAGATTTGACCGGCTCTGTACTGAGCTGGAGATGGGTGTTGTCTGAGGGGGGTGActtccagggcagggctggcaAAGGGTGGGGGACGGCATCGCCACAGGGCCCAGCATGGGGGTTCGGAGTGCGGTCAGGCGGGCATTGCCAGGTAAACGCAGGGGTCATCAGCAAGCAGACAGCGACTGCTCTGGTGGGCCTGAAGAGCTCTCCTAGAGCAGAGCGTGTgcgggaggggaaggagggcagtCCTGGAGGGAAGGGAGCGCATGGTCCTCCGGGGCAAGGGCTGTGTCCCTTGGACTTGGGGACCAGGAGACGGCTTTGGTGAGAGCTATCAGGGTGTGGCAGAGCTGCTCACAGACCCAGTGACAGGAGGCCAGAGCTGGAAGGGGCTCAGAATGCAGACGAGGCTCCTGGAGAAGGCCAAGGGAAGGCCCTGTTCCTGAGCAGGAGGGGCACACAAGTTCCATTCCAGCCCAAGAGGAGGGTGGACACCTCTGCGTGGGAGCGGTCAGAGGGGGAGGACAGGGCTGTAAGGGAAGTAGGGCTGGTAGACCTGTTGTGAGGCGGCCCCTGTCAGAGATTTCTGGGCTTGACTCCGGAACTAATGAAGTCAGCTATTTGGGGGAGGGGCCGAGACCCTTACATTaaggctccccaggtgatttgatGGTCACCCTGCCTGCGGGGGCTAAGGCGAGCCCAGGACCCGGACAGCCACCCTGCCTGCTGGTCTGGGGAGTGAGGGAAACCAGCTAGTGCTCAGTGGCTGAAGAGCTGCGCCAGGGAGTCCCTGCTGGAAACccaaggaggggaagggggaggtcaAGCAACAGCAGGGCCTGCTGCCACCCCCCAGCCTGCAGGAGGATCTAGGGTTCCTAGGGGAAGCCTTGCCCTAATTACCACCCAGCACACGGGCTCTCAGGCAGGGCCGACCCAAGGTGTTTGTGCCAAagaacacaaatattttatttacacaaTCCATGTGAGATTTCTGAACCTGTGCCAAAAGAGGCAGATAGGGCCTTTTCTCTCAGGCCTGTTACTGAAATGTAAATTAACACAAATGCAAGTCAAACTTACTCATTGTTGACAAATAACTCTTAGTCCCTATTTTAGTATAATCATCAcatgggggaagaaaaaaacttttcctaAGATGCTCAGCCTCAAAGGGCAGTCAGTGGGTGTCAGCATCCCCCTCAGAGGTGCTGTGCCACCCTGGAAAAAATGCCTTCGGGCTCCTTCCCATCCCCCAAGGCAGCAGCAAATCCTTCCTGTCGCCTCCTTTTGGCCAAAGCAGCCAAAGATTTAAAAGTCTTTGGTTCGTAGATGGCTAGATCTGCAAGTACTTTCCTGTTGAGCTCCACCTGGCACTGGGAAGAAAATTAGAGCCTCTATCAGCATCAGAAATGCATTTCAGTGAAACACAGGAAGACTTGGAACACGGCTAAGCACCCTGTGATTTGAATCACCTTAGCACACACCACTTGAGCCccagtgggggagagggagtggtGAGTCCTGTTCAAGCAGGATGCGGGAGGagaaggggggcggggggcagggggggaaaCCAAGGGCTGTCAGCCAGACTTCTGGCCTGGGGTACCCTTTAAGGCAGATGGGAAGAGGAAACCACAATTTCCATTTCACAAACGATGAAAAATAAGACACAGAAAAGGTGTGTGAGGCACAAGCAGAGGAATTAAGATCAAAACCGGGCGCTCATTACATGAGAGAGCCAAAGTCCTCTATCGAGTGAAGCAACAGAAAATGGATGGACAGTGCCAGTGAGTCTGGGGTGCAGAAAGAAGAGGGGATGGTCTCCTGACATTAAAGGCAGCTGTGCAGGAGAAGTCAGTCCTGTTCTACCACCTGGGACCCCTGTGCTGTGGGCAGAGTCCCTCTCCTTTTGAGCCTAGTTCCCCATCAGTAAAACAGAGGTGTCGCACCTACACTTACCCTGAGGATCTTTGTAAAGTGCcagacacagggcctggcacaaggACCCATTCCCCCTAGCTTTTCAACTAAAAACGTAAATGCACACAAAAGCAGAGGGAATACCATACTCACCAGAGGCAAGTGACCAAGATTCGGTGGCACATGCTTGCTTTATTCCCTCCAAGATGTTTCCCTCCTTTTTGACTACGATTCAACTTGATCTGCTACCTCACCAGAATTCATTCagtgtaaaagctttgaaattaAACTTGTTAAAGCCAagtttttctacctttttctctTGACGGGGAAACACCAGGGCTTATGTCTTGGTGCCACATACCCTATTACCAATTCTGCTACCAGCGGGGCAGCGGCAGAGCCAGTGTGGTGCGTCCCCGAACCCACCAGAACACCACTCCAAGAACAAAAGCAATGTTGGGCTGCTAACATTCCACTGCCCACGCTGCTGGACCACGGCAACTGGACGGGTTATGAAGACGTTTAACGTCTCGGCAGGACCACATCCTCGACCATACCTTAATCAAGTTGAGGATGAATGCTGGGTACTTCAGGCCGTGTTCCAGGGAAGCAGCTGTAACTCGACTGATCCAGAGCTGAAATGAGAAACACTGAGATGCTTAAGAACCAGCTGTATGTTACATCCACACCTCTCAACGAAGGTTGTCACTGGACTAAAAGGGTTTTTTTGTAAGAGCTAATACAAAAAGTCAGTGTCCTATTCAGGCTGAAGTATAAAGAACAGTGAGCAAAAGCTGGTGCTCTTTATCCAAATGCCCGCTGTAAAGCATTAACTCCACACACATCTTTAGGCGCCGAGGGAGGATACAAAGATGAGCAAGAGATTCTGGGGCAGACACAGCTCCGGGCGTAGCAAGGGTCCAGGTCGAAGCTTCAAGGAGGTGAAGGCCtggaggggaggaggcaggggccTCGAGAAGGGCCAGAATGGCGGGGCAGCGGCGTCCGCTCCAGGCGCAGCGAGAGATCTGAGCGCTGCAGGGAAGCCGGGCTGGGGAAGTTCTGCGTGCATCTGTCCCACAGGTTCCGTGTGAGGCTGCCACGCCGGACCCGCTGCCACCCTCGCGCCCCCGACACCCGCACACCGCATCGGGCCCAGCCGGTGCCAACGGGGCTGCGCGCGAACCGCGTGCACAGGAGCGGCTCGCCGGGCGCGGTGCACCTGCGGCCGCGAGGCCCCGCGGGTTCGGGAGGGCTGGGGCAGCGGGGCGAGGCCGAGCGGGCCGCGCTTACCGTCCGCAGGTTCCTCTTCTTCAGCCTGCGGGCTCGGGTGCACTGCACGAACGCTCGCGTCACAGCCCTGACGGCCAGCCGGTAGCACCGATTCTTCCTCCCCCGGAAGTGCTGGTCAAGAAACGGGAGAGGAGGCGGTCGGCGGGACCCGCGCGCGCCGGGCCAGGCGGGGGCGCGGGGCGCACGGCACACTCACCCGCGCGTGCTTCAGCACCTCCTGGACCCGCCAGTAGCGGTCAGTGATGCGATTCCGCAGCCAGAGCTGCGCCGTGAGGAAGACCATGGCGCCCGCAGCCCGCGCCTCTGCTCACGAAGGTGAGCGTCGCACCTCCGCCGCCACCCCTCCCCAGCGATTCCGGGTCAGCTCTTCCCTCACCCAGGGGAACTTCCGGGTCTCTGCGCGTGCGCTCTGGGTCCGCGCCGCTATCCCTCTCCTGTGCGCATGCTCGAGCTCAGGGGGCGGTGCCGGGGCTGGGCAGGGCCTAGGCGGTGGAGGAAAGGATCCCGCCTCCCccgcgccccccccaccccgggcagcTGGAGGGCGGACAGCCGAGCGTGGCGTCCACTGCCTCCCACCGAGGGGCCTGGTCCTCTTTACGCCGCGGAGctgtgcactttatttttttaatgaagttatttatttatttaggctgcactgggtctttgttgcggtgcgtgggcttctcgttgaggtggcttttcttgttacggagcacggactctaggcgcgcgggcttcagtagttgtggctcacgggctcagtagctgtggttcgcgggctctagaccgcaggctcagtagttgtggcgcacgtgcttagttgctccgcagcatgtgggatcttcccggaccagggctcgaccccgtgtcccctgcattggcaggcgtattcttaaccactgtgccaccaaggaagccctccgtAAATGTTTATAAGCACATTATTGGGGTATTCTTCTGGTCCATTTGAAAGGAAGTTGGAGATAGCTAAATACTTCactgtgtatttcctaagaacaaggacattctcttacaaaTCCCAGCGCAaggatcaaaatcaggaaattcaaCATTAATGCAATACTGCTGTCAGGTCCACAGTCTGCATTCCAGTTCTGTCACATATTGTTACCGCTTTTTTCCCTGTCCAGGATCATGCACTGCGTGGAGTTCTTATGTCTAACTTTCAGGGTTACTCTGGAACAGTccctcagcctttctttgtctttcttgacCTTGGCATTCTTAAAGAGTACAGGCTACTTACTTTGTAGAGTGCCTCTCAGTTTGAGTTTGATGTTTCCTCGTGATGAGAATCAGGTTACACATTTGTAGCAGAATACTTCAGAGACTATATTGTGTCCTTCTCGGTGCGTGGCACCAGGAGGCCGTGATGGCAGCTTGTCCCAACACGGGTGATGTCAGCTTTGACCATTTGGTTACAGTActgtttgccaggtttctccaccgCATTTACGTTTGAACTAATACATAGTTTGTAGTGAAATACTTTGGGAGTCATCACAGGCTCCCCTGTCAGCAGATGTTGAGGTAGAAGCACGTGCGACGGGCCAGGTCGCTGAGGCATCTGCGAACAACACCGTACACCACATTTGGTCTACACTCTGTGAAAGGGAGCCACTGGGGGACTGCGCAGGACAGTGAATAGGATTATGGCTACTATTCTGAGAACAGCCCCTTGGGAGTCAAGGGATCAGGCGAGAAGAACAGTTAGGCTGGGGGCTGGCCTGGTTACGGCAGCATTCCAGGCAAGGCTGACGGTGGCCTGGACATGGTGGATGCAGCGGGGGAGGTGAGAGGCAGTCGGGCTGTGGGTGTGCTCTGAGGTCGAGCCCGCAGGCTGTGCTGGAGGCTGGCTGGAGGTCCATCCTGCAGCTTTAAAAACCaccccgggggcttccctggtggcgcagtggttgcgagtccgcctgccgatgcaagggacgcgggttcgtgccccggtccgggaagatcccacatgccgcggagcggctgggcccgtgagccatggctgctgagcctgcacgtctggagcctgtgctccacaacgggagaggccacaacagtgagaagcccgcgtatcgcaaaaaaaaaaaaaaaaaaaaaaaccaccccgggacttccctggtggtccagtggttcagactccacgcttccactgcagaggactcgggtttgatccctggttggggaactaagatcccgcaggtcCCACAGGCCACTCGGCGcgcccccaaaaaaccaaaaacaaaacaaagaaaacccacccTTACTCTGAGGACTCCAGAGATGTCGCTCCAGGCCTCATCTTTGCCCCATTTTCGTCTCCTGTGCATCTGCTCTCCCATCCGTCCCTTCACCTCGGGCCCAGGCCCCGCCAGGAGTCATTGTTATGTCTCCCTTTCCCTGTCCCTCCCCACATCCAACCATCAGCAGGTCCAGAGGGCTGTGCCCACAGAACTGTCCCAATTCTGCCTGTTTCTCCCGCCCCCACTGCTATGCCGCCACCGTCTCACTGGTCTCCCGGGTTTCCTCCTCCCAGTTACAGTTCACTCTGCACTTGCAGGCCCCGTGAGCCAGAAAGACCATGTCACGTGAGCTCACGCTCCCCAAAGGCTTCCGTTGTCTTGGGGGTAAAATCCAAGTGCTCCCAGGGTCCCCGGACAGAGTCGCTAATTTAGCAAGACGGCTCTCACTTTCAAAAGATGAAATCTGTCCTCTAAAGCTGTTCTTCCAGAAAAATCTAAGGACATTGATTTTCTATGAGGATGCAGGTGTGGACAATCAGAGACAACTGTCACTCTGTATCTGTCGCACTGCAGGGCTTTTAATTTACAGAGATGGCTGAGTGATGACAGGGAGAGGCTAAAGCTACTGAaagcaggtttgtttttttttttttttttttttggctgcgttgggtcttcgttgccacgcacgggggctctctctagttgtggcaagcggggcctgctcttcgttgcggtgcacgggcctctcattgcggtggcttctcttgttgcggagcacgggctctaggtgcgtgggttcagtagttgtggcgcatgggcttcagtagttgtggcttgcaggctctagagtgcagcctcagtagttgtggcgcacaagcttagttgctccacggcatgtgggatcttcccggaccagggctcaaagctgtgtcccctgcattgggaggcggattcctaaccattgcaccaccagggaagctcctgaaAGCAGATTTTTATGCCTTACATTTCCTGAGGGGAGGGCACACCACGTCCCACAGGGACACAGGCAGAAACAGCAGTTTCGATCAGGTGGTAAGAGCAGGGGCCCGGGGAAGGCTCAGGCCTTTATTGGGGTTCCCGCAGGAAAGGCAGGGCAGCGCAGGGAAACAGCTTCTGATTGGTTTGTTTGATAATCCAGTGGGCCTTGGTGCACAGAGGCAGGCCTGGCCCTGGGTGACTTCGGGCAGGGGGATGTCAGCTGGGCACGTAAGAGAAGGCAGCCGTTCAGGGCATGGGTCGGGACAGCAGGGGAGAGGAGGACAACTGGCCCTGTCATTAGTGAGTGGGTGCCGAGAGACAAATACTGAATCTAAGGAAACACAGTAAGAGTGCCGGCGTGCCCGGGGGGAGCACAGAGGCTGGCACCCCGCTGGGGGGCGCACGAACAGGAGCCCATCGGGTTTTGGTCAGTTCTGTGGCCACGACTCAGTCTCTCCGCCAAAGAGCATGCACAGGGCTGAAGCTACAGGGCTGACGTGGCCCTGGGAGTCTGGAATGGTTCCAGGTCAGCCACACGCTTCTTGCTCGGGCTCCAGCCACTGCTTCCTTCTTCTCCAGGAACCTCTGGGGTGTTCTCCTGTGCACCCTGGCAGACGGCCTCAGACAAGCAGAGAGGAGCCTGCACGCCCTGAAGGCCGTGGAAGCCTGCAGCCTCTGGTCCTGCTCTGGCCCTGCAGCCCTGGGGCCCATGGGGCACCTCCTGCTCTCCACAGACGGCAGGCCCCAGATCCTGGGCCACctccccccactgtgtcctctggGTGGGGCTGGCCCCCCGGCTCAGCAAAAGCTCTGCGGTGGAGCCATGGCCGCGTTCCACGGCAAGATGCAGGGGGGTCACGTGGAGCCAGCCAGCAGCGTTGACCTTCGCGCCCCTGGCCAGGAGGTGGCCGGCGACCTCCATGTGGCCTCCCCGGGCAGCGTGGTGCAGGGGGGTGAGGCCCAACGTGTCCCGAGCGTCCACGTCTGCTCCCCAGGCGGCCAGCAGTTGGACGGCGAGCAGATGTCCACCGGCAGCAGCCCTGTGGAGTGCAGAGCGGCCATGCCTGTCCTTGAGGCTTGAGTCGGCCCCGTGCTCAAGCAGCACCTCCATGTCCTAgaagaggagggggcggggcagggctggcctgggCGGGCCACACGGTGCTCAGCTGCCCTCAGCGCCCCTTTCTCCACACTGCTTCCTTGTTGGGTGCCGCCTATGGCACCTGCTGGGGCTCTACTTGGAGACCCCACTTGCCCCCTAATGGTCCTGAGCCGCCCGGGGCCTGGCTGGACTCTGGCCCGTGGccagtgcccaataaatatttggtgcTGCCGGCCCAGCGCCCTCCCTGGGCTTCCAAGAGCTGGTTACCAAGGGGAGTGACGTCAGGGCGGCACTCAGGGCCCTGGTGCCgggcccctccccaccacccgcACGATCACGCGGGGCCCGGGCCGAGACGTACCTGCCGGCGGCCCAGGTCGGCAGCGACACCCAGCGCCGTGGCCCCCGTGCCGTCCCGGGCGTCCACCCGCGCCCCGTGCGTCAGGAGGAGGCGCAGCACTGCCGACTGCCCGGCCACGGCCGCCACGAGCAGGGCGCCGTCCAGGCCCGCGCCACCGCCTGCTGCCAGCAGCTCGAGCACCGGCAGCCGGCCGCCCGCGGCCGCCCAGTGCGTCGCCATCCAGCCGTGTGCGTCCGCCACCGCGGGGCCCGGGCCCGGTGCGTCCAGCAGGCGCCTGGCCAGCAGCGTGCGGCCCAGCGCGGCGGCCCAGTGCAGTGGCGTGAGGCCGGCCCCACAGCGCACGTTCGCTGACGCCCCGCGCTGTAGGAGTAGCTCGGCCACCCGCGAGGGCCCGTGCCAGGCGGCCTCGTGCAGCGGCGTGCGCCCCACGCGGTCTGCAGCTACGGCCCGGGCCCCGCGCTGCAGCAGGAGACGCACCAGCGGCACGTGGCCGCGCAACACGGCCAGATGCAGCGGGGTCCTGCCCGCGCGATCCCtgcggggcggggagggcagcACGGGCGAGGGCGGGGCACGGGGAAGAGACCTGCTACCTTTGCCCAGAAGGGAACCCTCTCCACCCCGCAAGGGACCGCTGCCTCCATCTCCCACTGAAGGGACACCAGCCACcatcc comes from Delphinus delphis chromosome 1, mDelDel1.2, whole genome shotgun sequence and encodes:
- the ANKRD65 gene encoding ankyrin repeat domain-containing protein 65 isoform X2, with the translated sequence MTATCTACSRDAVGDTPARTAAEAPCNARQALLPSMCAIELLALAHACEDFTMDSRVSEPREQDLTEAGAEQELRWLELGSEEAPGAGTEGPSAPQAWGRLLQAVWKGHVGLVTQLLRQGASVEERAAAGGHLLAVQLLAAWGADVDARDTLGLTPLHHAARGGHMEVAGHLLARGAKVNAAGWLHVTPLHLAVERGHGSTAELLLSRGASPTQRTQWGEVAQDLGPAVCGEQEVPHGPQGCRARAGPEAAGFHGLQGVQAPLCLSEAVCQGAQENTPEVPGEEGSSGWSPSKKRVADLEPFQTPRATSAL
- the ANKRD65 gene encoding ankyrin repeat domain-containing protein 65 isoform X1; its protein translation is MTATCTACSRDAVGDTPARTAAEAPCNARQALLPSMCAIELLALAHACEDFTMDSRVSEPREQDLTEAGAEQELRWLELGSEEAPGAGTEGPSAPQAWGRLLQAVWKGHVGLVTQLLRQGASVEERDRAGRTPLHLAVLRGHVPLVRLLLQRGARAVAADRVGRTPLHEAAWHGPSRVAELLLQRGASANVRCGAGLTPLHWAAALGRTLLARRLLDAPGPGPAVADAHGWMATHWAAAGGRLPVLELLAAGGGAGLDGALLVAAVAGQSAVLRLLLTHGARVDARDGTGATALGVAADLGRRQDMEVLLEHGADSSLKDRHGRSALHRAAAGGHLLAVQLLAAWGADVDARDTLGLTPLHHAARGGHMEVAGHLLARGAKVNAAGWLHVTPLHLAVERGHGSTAELLLSRGASPTQRTQWGEVAQDLGPAVCGEQEVPHGPQGCRARAGPEAAGFHGLQGVQAPLCLSEAVCQGAQENTPEVPGEEGSSGWSPSKKRVADLEPFQTPRATSAL
- the MRPL20 gene encoding large ribosomal subunit protein bL20m; the protein is MVFLTAQLWLRNRITDRYWRVQEVLKHARHFRGRKNRCYRLAVRAVTRAFVQCTRARRLKKRNLRTLWISRVTAASLEHGLKYPAFILNLIKCQVELNRKVLADLAIYEPKTFKSLAALAKRRRQEGFAAALGDGKEPEGIFSRVAQHL